A genome region from Burkholderiales bacterium includes the following:
- the atpA1 gene encoding ATP synthase subunit alpha 1: MQLNPSEISELIKSKIQSLAVTAETRTEGTVVSVTDGIVRIHGLADVMQGEMLEFPGNTFGLALNLERDSVGGVVLGDYEHITEGDTVKCTGRILQVPVGPELIGRVVNALGQPIDGKGPINAKLTDPIEKIAPGVIWRKSVSQPVQTGLKAIDSMVPIGRGQRELIIGDRQTGKTAVAVDTIINQKGKDLFCIYVGIGQKASTIKNVIRKLEEHGAMDYTIVVAASASESAAMQYIAPYAGCTMGEYFRDRGQDALIIYDDLTKHAWAYRQISLLLRRPPGREAYPGDVFYLHSRLLERGARVNEAYVERFTKGEVKGRTGSLTALPIIETQAGDVTAFIPTNVISITDGQIFLETDLFNAGIRPAINAGISVSRVGGAAQTKVIKKLGGGVRLALAQYRELAAFAQFASDLDETTRRQLERGRRVTELMKQPQYSPLSVAEMALTLYAVNNGYVDDIDVKQCLAFEAGLRAYMKSQHPQILAKIEETKDLDADTEKQLAAAIEAYKKTATF; the protein is encoded by the coding sequence ATGCAGCTTAATCCTTCCGAGATCAGCGAGCTGATCAAGAGCAAGATCCAGAGCCTGGCGGTGACGGCCGAGACGCGCACCGAAGGCACGGTGGTGTCGGTGACCGATGGCATCGTGCGCATCCACGGGCTCGCCGACGTGATGCAGGGGGAGATGCTGGAGTTTCCCGGCAACACCTTCGGCCTGGCGCTCAACCTGGAGCGGGACTCGGTGGGAGGCGTGGTGCTGGGCGACTACGAGCACATCACCGAGGGCGACACGGTCAAGTGTACCGGCCGCATCCTCCAGGTGCCGGTCGGACCCGAGCTGATCGGGCGCGTGGTCAACGCCCTCGGACAGCCCATCGACGGCAAGGGACCGATCAACGCCAAGCTCACCGACCCCATCGAGAAGATCGCCCCGGGGGTGATCTGGCGCAAGTCGGTATCCCAGCCGGTGCAGACCGGCTTGAAGGCCATCGATTCCATGGTGCCCATCGGGCGCGGCCAGCGGGAGCTCATCATCGGCGACCGCCAGACCGGCAAGACCGCGGTGGCGGTGGACACCATCATCAACCAGAAGGGCAAGGACCTCTTCTGCATCTACGTGGGCATCGGCCAGAAGGCCTCCACCATCAAGAACGTGATCCGCAAGCTCGAGGAGCACGGGGCGATGGACTACACCATCGTGGTGGCGGCTTCCGCCTCCGAGTCGGCGGCCATGCAGTACATCGCCCCTTACGCCGGCTGCACCATGGGCGAGTACTTCCGCGACCGGGGCCAGGACGCCCTCATCATTTACGACGACCTGACCAAGCACGCCTGGGCCTATCGCCAGATCTCCCTGCTCCTGCGCCGCCCGCCGGGCCGGGAAGCGTACCCGGGCGACGTGTTCTACCTCCACTCCCGGCTGCTCGAGCGTGGCGCCCGGGTGAACGAGGCCTATGTGGAGCGGTTCACCAAGGGCGAGGTCAAGGGTAGGACCGGTTCCCTGACGGCGCTTCCCATCATCGAGACCCAGGCGGGCGACGTGACGGCGTTCATCCCGACCAACGTGATCTCCATCACCGACGGGCAGATCTTCCTCGAGACCGATCTCTTCAACGCCGGCATCCGGCCCGCCATCAACGCCGGCATCTCGGTGTCGCGGGTGGGGGGCGCGGCCCAGACCAAGGTGATCAAGAAGCTGGGCGGTGGCGTGCGCCTGGCGCTCGCCCAGTACCGGGAGCTGGCGGCCTTCGCCCAGTTCGCCTCCGACCTGGACGAGACTACCCGCCGTCAGCTCGAGCGCGGCCGACGGGTCACGGAGCTGATGAAGCAGCCCCAGTACTCGCCCCTGTCGGTGGCCGAGATGGCCCTCACCCTGTACGCGGTGAATAACGGCTATGTGGACGACATCGACGTCAAGCAGTGTCTCGCCTTCGAGGCGGGCCTGCGCGCCTACATGAAGAGCCAACATCCCCAGATCCTGGCGAAGATCGAGGAGACCAAGGACCTGGACGCGGACACGGAAAAGCAGCTCGCGGCGGCCATCGAGGCGTACAAGAAGACCGCCACGTTCTGA
- the glmU gene encoding bifunctional protein GlmU has protein sequence MTALDIAILAAGKGTRMHSRLPKVLHPLAGRPLLAHVMETARRLEPRTLCVVYGHGGEQVPEALAGCDAVFVRQEPQLGTGHALATALPHLHRTGVVLVLYGDVPLIGEATLRRMLEGRADERLTLLTAEVDDPAGYGRIVRDSAGQVVRIVEHKDASARERSIREINTGILAAPARRLAQWLARLGTDNAQGEYYLTDVVKMAVEEGFPVATVQPETVEEVLGVNSKRELATLERRYQRRQAERLMAQGVTLLDPERIDVRGELTCGREVVIDVGCVFEGNVLLGDHTRVGPYAVLRNTRIGARVEVLPYTLIEGAEVGDDCRIGPYARLRPGARLAEEVHIGNFVEVKNSEIGHGSKANHLAYVGDATVGRDVNIGAGTITCNYDGAHKHRTVIEDEAFIGSDTQLVAPVRVGKGATLGAGTTLTRDAPPGKLTLSRAPQVTVENWKRPVKKGEK, from the coding sequence ATGACCGCCCTCGACATCGCCATCCTCGCCGCCGGCAAAGGGACCCGCATGCATTCCCGGCTGCCCAAGGTGCTCCATCCCCTGGCGGGACGGCCGCTGCTCGCCCACGTGATGGAGACCGCCCGGCGGCTCGAGCCCCGGACCCTCTGCGTGGTCTATGGCCACGGAGGGGAGCAGGTGCCCGAGGCCCTCGCCGGCTGCGACGCGGTTTTCGTGCGCCAGGAGCCCCAGCTCGGCACCGGCCACGCCCTGGCGACCGCGCTGCCCCACTTGCATCGCACCGGCGTGGTCCTGGTGCTCTACGGCGACGTGCCCCTCATCGGGGAGGCGACCCTACGGCGCATGCTGGAAGGGCGAGCCGACGAGCGGCTCACCCTGCTCACGGCCGAAGTGGACGACCCGGCGGGGTATGGGCGCATCGTGCGCGACAGCGCCGGGCAGGTGGTGCGCATCGTGGAGCACAAGGACGCCTCGGCCCGGGAGCGCTCGATCCGGGAGATCAACACCGGCATCCTGGCGGCGCCCGCCCGCAGGCTCGCCCAGTGGCTGGCGCGGCTCGGTACCGACAACGCCCAAGGCGAGTACTATCTCACCGACGTGGTGAAAATGGCGGTGGAGGAAGGCTTCCCGGTCGCCACCGTGCAGCCGGAGACGGTGGAAGAAGTCCTCGGAGTCAACAGCAAGCGCGAGCTCGCGACCCTCGAGCGCCGCTACCAGCGGCGGCAGGCGGAGCGCTTGATGGCGCAAGGGGTGACCCTGCTGGACCCCGAGCGCATCGATGTCCGCGGCGAGCTCACCTGCGGGCGCGAGGTGGTGATCGATGTGGGCTGCGTGTTCGAGGGGAACGTCCTGCTGGGGGACCACACCCGGGTGGGGCCCTACGCCGTCCTGCGAAACACCCGCATCGGCGCCCGGGTGGAGGTGCTGCCTTACACCCTGATCGAAGGGGCCGAGGTGGGCGACGACTGCCGGATCGGTCCTTACGCCCGGCTGCGTCCGGGGGCGCGCCTGGCCGAGGAGGTGCACATCGGCAATTTCGTCGAGGTGAAAAACAGCGAGATCGGCCACGGGAGCAAGGCCAATCATCTGGCCTACGTGGGGGACGCCACCGTGGGTCGTGACGTGAACATCGGCGCCGGCACCATCACCTGCAACTACGATGGGGCCCATAAGCACCGTACGGTAATCGAGGACGAAGCCTTCATCGGCTCCGACACCCAGCTCGTGGCCCCGGTTAGGGTGGGCAAGGGGGCGACCCTGGGGGCCGGCACCACCCTCACCCGGGACGCCCCGCCCGGCAAGCTCACCCTCTCCCGCGCGCCCCAGGTGACGGTGGAGAACTGGAAGCGGCCGGTGAAAAAGGGCGAAAAGTGA
- the atpC gene encoding ATP synthase epsilon chain has translation MGTTMHVEVVSAEESIYSGPAEFLVAPGEMGELGIYPRHTPLLTRIKPGALRIKVPLKDEEELVVVSGGILEVQPSGVTVLADTAVRAADLDEAKALEAKRAAEEALQNKTSKLEIAKAQAELAEAAAQLAAIQRLRKARKG, from the coding sequence ATGGGAACCACCATGCACGTGGAAGTGGTGAGCGCGGAGGAGTCCATCTATTCCGGCCCCGCCGAGTTCCTGGTGGCGCCGGGCGAGATGGGGGAGCTTGGCATCTACCCGCGCCACACGCCGCTCCTCACTCGGATCAAGCCGGGGGCACTGCGCATCAAGGTGCCGCTCAAGGACGAGGAGGAGCTGGTGGTGGTCTCGGGCGGCATTCTGGAGGTCCAGCCGAGCGGTGTGACCGTGCTGGCGGACACCGCGGTGCGCGCCGCCGACCTGGACGAGGCCAAGGCGCTGGAGGCGAAGCGAGCGGCGGAGGAGGCGCTGCAGAACAAGACCTCCAAGCTGGAGATCGCCAAGGCCCAGGCGGAGCTGGCCGAGGCCGCCGCCCAGCTCGCCGCGATCCAGAGGCTGCGCAAGGCGCGCAAAGGGTAA
- the atpB gene encoding ATP synthase subunit a, giving the protein MSTQAPQSASEYIIGHLTNAKIGSGFWTLHVDTLFFSALLGAIVFGLFYKAARNATAGVPGKWQNFVEWLVEFVDSQVKVMFHGKSELIAPLALTIFVWVFICNAMDLLPIDILAVFGVHMKLVPTTDPNMTFAMSISVFLLMIYYNFKIKGIKGFLHEVTHAPFGKWLAPVNVLFRIIEDLSKPLSLALRLFGNMYAGEMVFILIALLPFYVQPLLSWPWAVFHILIITLQAYIFMMLTIVYLSMAHETH; this is encoded by the coding sequence ATGAGCACACAAGCGCCTCAGTCCGCCTCCGAATACATCATCGGCCACCTGACCAACGCCAAGATCGGCAGCGGCTTCTGGACCCTGCACGTCGACACCCTGTTCTTTTCCGCCCTTCTGGGCGCCATCGTTTTCGGCCTGTTCTACAAGGCGGCCAGGAACGCCACGGCCGGCGTTCCCGGCAAATGGCAGAACTTCGTCGAATGGCTGGTGGAGTTCGTCGACAGCCAGGTGAAAGTGATGTTCCACGGCAAGAGCGAGCTGATCGCACCCCTCGCCCTCACCATTTTCGTGTGGGTCTTCATCTGCAACGCCATGGACCTGCTGCCGATCGACATCCTGGCGGTCTTCGGCGTGCACATGAAGCTAGTGCCGACCACCGACCCCAACATGACCTTCGCCATGTCGATCTCGGTGTTCCTGCTCATGATCTACTACAACTTCAAGATCAAGGGGATCAAGGGCTTCCTGCACGAGGTCACCCACGCGCCGTTCGGCAAGTGGCTGGCGCCGGTGAACGTTCTGTTCCGCATTATCGAGGACCTGTCGAAACCCCTGTCCCTGGCTCTGCGGCTTTTCGGCAACATGTACGCGGGCGAGATGGTGTTCATCCTGATCGCGCTCTTGCCCTTCTACGTCCAGCCGCTCTTGTCCTGGCCGTGGGCCGTGTTCCATATCCTGATCATCACGCTCCAGGCCTACATCTTCATGATGCTGACCATCGTCTATCTCAGCATGGCCCACGAGACCCACTGA
- the atpG gene encoding ATP synthase gamma chain, with protein sequence MAGGREIRNKIKSIRNTQKITKAMEMVAASKMRKAQERMRASRPYALNIARVMMHLARANTEYKHPFLIKRETVRRVGIIVVTSDKGLCGGLNTNVLRLAVNQMKEWQAQGIEIDVCAIGNKGFGFMQRMGANIVSHVVNLGDTPHLEKLIGPVKVLLDSYSEGRIDELYAFYNRFVNTMRQEPVQAQMLPIPQQITDYEGKPIAGLAGTGLWDYLYEPEARPLLDAVFTRATEAELYQYVVENMASEQSARMVAMKAASDNAGNLIDELTLIYNKTRQAAITKEISEIVSGAAAIS encoded by the coding sequence ATGGCCGGAGGCCGCGAGATACGCAACAAGATCAAAAGCATCAGGAACACGCAGAAGATCACCAAGGCGATGGAGATGGTGGCCGCCTCCAAGATGCGCAAGGCCCAGGAGCGCATGCGTGCCTCGCGCCCCTACGCCCTCAACATCGCCCGGGTGATGATGCATCTGGCCCGGGCCAACACCGAGTACAAGCATCCGTTCCTGATCAAGCGGGAGACGGTGCGGCGGGTGGGCATCATCGTGGTCACCTCGGACAAGGGGCTGTGCGGGGGCCTGAACACCAACGTGTTGCGCCTGGCGGTGAACCAGATGAAGGAGTGGCAGGCGCAAGGGATCGAGATCGACGTGTGCGCCATCGGCAACAAGGGCTTCGGCTTCATGCAGCGCATGGGCGCCAACATCGTCTCCCACGTCGTCAACCTGGGCGACACGCCCCACCTGGAGAAGCTGATCGGGCCGGTCAAGGTGTTGCTGGATAGTTACAGCGAGGGCCGCATCGACGAGCTGTACGCCTTCTACAACCGCTTCGTCAACACCATGCGCCAGGAGCCGGTGCAGGCCCAGATGCTGCCCATTCCCCAGCAGATCACCGACTACGAGGGCAAGCCGATCGCCGGCCTGGCCGGCACGGGGCTGTGGGATTACCTCTACGAGCCGGAGGCTAGGCCGCTGCTCGATGCGGTGTTCACCCGCGCCACCGAGGCCGAGCTGTACCAGTACGTGGTGGAGAACATGGCCTCGGAGCAGAGCGCTCGCATGGTGGCCATGAAGGCGGCCTCCGACAACGCGGGGAACCTGATCGACGAGCTGACCCTGATCTACAACAAGACCCGGCAAGCGGCCATCACCAAGGAGATTTCGGAGATCGTCAGCGGCGCGGCGGCGATCTCGTGA
- the atpH gene encoding ATP synthase subunit delta, with product MAEPITIARPYAEAVFKLAAEQQALARWSEMLALACAVAEDPRVRTLLGNPLVTRKQLADLFLGICGEGLTADARNFILVLIENGRLALLPQIRELYEDLRRQREGVLEVEIESAYPLDEAQKAELVQWLKKKYGREVSAGVKVEPELIGGVRIHVGDEVLDASVRGKLEAMAAALAA from the coding sequence ATGGCCGAGCCTATCACCATCGCACGGCCCTACGCCGAGGCCGTATTCAAGCTGGCAGCCGAGCAGCAGGCCCTCGCCCGCTGGTCTGAGATGCTGGCGCTGGCGTGCGCCGTGGCCGAGGATCCGCGCGTGCGCACCCTGCTGGGCAATCCCCTGGTTACCCGCAAGCAGCTCGCCGACCTCTTCCTCGGCATCTGCGGCGAGGGGCTCACCGCCGACGCCCGCAACTTCATCCTGGTGCTGATCGAAAACGGCCGCTTGGCGCTGCTGCCCCAGATCCGGGAGCTCTACGAGGATCTGCGGCGGCAACGGGAGGGCGTGCTGGAGGTGGAAATCGAGTCGGCCTACCCGCTGGACGAAGCCCAGAAGGCCGAGCTGGTGCAATGGCTCAAGAAGAAGTACGGTCGCGAGGTGAGCGCCGGGGTGAAGGTCGAACCGGAGCTGATCGGCGGGGTGCGCATCCACGTGGGCGACGAGGTGCTGGACGCTTCGGTGCGCGGCAAACTGGAGGCCATGGCGGCGGCCCTGGCGGCCTGA
- the atpD1 gene encoding ATP synthase subunit beta 1, which produces MTEGTIVQCIGAVVDVQFDREHMPRVYDALTMDEIGLTLEVQQQLGDGVVRTIALGSSDGLRRGMKVKNTGAPISVPVGPKTLGRIMDVLGRPIDEAGPIGADKTMPIHRKAPSFEELSPSQELLETGIKVIDLICPFAKGGKIGLFGGAGVGKTVNMMELIRNIAIEHSGYSVFAGVGERTREGNDFYHEMKESQVLDKVALVYGQMNEPPGNRLRVGLTGLTIAEYFRDEGRDVLLFIDNIYRYTLAGTEVSALLGRMPSAVGYQPTLAEEMGRLQERITSTKTGSITSIQAVYVPADDLTDPSPATTFGHLDATVVLSRDIAALGIYPAVDPLDSTSRQVDPNVIGEEHYNTTRAVQATLQRYKELRDIIAILGMDELSPEDKLVVARARKIQRFLSQPFFVAEVFTGSPGKYVPLKETIRGFKMIVNGECDHLPEQAFYMVGTIDEAFEKAKTLQ; this is translated from the coding sequence ATGACCGAAGGAACGATTGTCCAGTGCATCGGCGCGGTGGTGGACGTCCAGTTCGACCGCGAGCACATGCCCCGCGTCTATGACGCCCTCACCATGGACGAGATCGGGCTGACCCTGGAGGTGCAGCAGCAGTTGGGCGACGGGGTGGTGCGCACCATCGCCCTCGGTTCCTCCGACGGCCTGCGCCGCGGCATGAAGGTGAAGAACACCGGCGCCCCCATCTCGGTACCGGTCGGGCCCAAGACCTTGGGGCGCATCATGGACGTGCTGGGCCGCCCGATCGACGAGGCCGGCCCCATCGGCGCCGACAAGACCATGCCCATCCATCGCAAGGCGCCCAGCTTCGAGGAGCTCTCCCCTTCCCAGGAGTTGCTGGAGACCGGCATCAAGGTGATCGACCTAATCTGCCCCTTCGCCAAGGGGGGCAAGATCGGTCTCTTCGGCGGCGCCGGGGTAGGCAAGACGGTAAACATGATGGAGCTGATCCGCAACATCGCCATCGAGCATTCCGGCTACTCGGTGTTCGCCGGCGTCGGCGAGCGCACCCGGGAGGGCAACGACTTCTACCACGAGATGAAGGAATCCCAGGTGCTGGACAAGGTGGCCCTGGTCTACGGCCAGATGAACGAGCCCCCCGGCAACCGGCTGCGGGTCGGGCTGACCGGCCTCACCATCGCCGAATACTTCCGCGACGAGGGCCGGGACGTGCTGCTGTTCATCGACAACATCTACCGCTACACGCTCGCTGGAACGGAGGTGTCGGCGCTGCTCGGCCGCATGCCCTCCGCCGTGGGCTACCAGCCCACCCTCGCCGAGGAGATGGGCAGGCTCCAGGAGCGCATCACCTCCACCAAGACCGGCTCCATCACTTCGATCCAGGCGGTGTACGTGCCGGCGGACGACCTGACGGATCCCTCGCCCGCCACCACCTTCGGCCACCTGGACGCCACCGTGGTGCTCTCCCGGGACATCGCCGCCCTGGGGATCTACCCCGCCGTGGACCCCCTGGACTCCACCTCGCGCCAGGTGGACCCCAACGTGATCGGGGAGGAGCACTACAACACTACCCGCGCCGTGCAGGCGACCCTGCAGCGCTACAAGGAGTTGCGCGACATCATCGCCATCCTGGGCATGGACGAGCTCTCCCCCGAGGACAAGCTGGTGGTGGCCCGGGCCCGCAAGATCCAGCGCTTCCTGTCCCAGCCCTTCTTCGTCGCCGAAGTGTTCACCGGCAGCCCCGGCAAGTACGTGCCCCTCAAGGAGACCATCCGCGGCTTCAAGATGATCGTCAACGGCGAGTGCGATCATCTGCCGGAGCAGGCGTTCTACATGGTGGGCACCATTGACGAAGCGTTCGAGAAGGCGAAGACGCTCCAGTAA
- the atpF gene encoding ATP synthase subunit b: MNINVTIIGQMITFILLVVFTMKLIWPYLMRAMEERQKRIADGLAAAERGKHELELAGRRSSEILREAKHQAAEILANAERQSAQLIEEAKAAAKQEGERLIASAKAQIEQEVFRAKEALRQQVAALAVAGAEKILRREVDPKVHRDILAQIEKEL, encoded by the coding sequence GTGAACATCAACGTAACGATCATCGGGCAGATGATCACCTTCATCCTGCTCGTCGTGTTCACGATGAAGCTGATCTGGCCCTACCTGATGCGGGCCATGGAAGAGCGCCAGAAGCGGATCGCCGATGGCCTCGCGGCGGCGGAGCGCGGCAAGCACGAGCTCGAGCTGGCGGGCCGGCGTTCGTCGGAGATCCTGCGGGAGGCCAAGCACCAGGCCGCCGAGATCCTGGCCAACGCCGAGCGCCAGTCCGCCCAGCTCATCGAGGAGGCCAAGGCTGCCGCCAAGCAGGAAGGCGAGCGGCTCATCGCCAGCGCCAAGGCGCAGATCGAGCAGGAAGTGTTCCGCGCTAAGGAGGCGTTGCGGCAGCAGGTGGCGGCGCTGGCGGTCGCGGGCGCCGAGAAGATCCTGCGCCGGGAGGTGGACCCCAAGGTCCACCGGGACATCCTGGCCCAGATCGAGAAGGAGCTGTAG
- the glmS gene encoding glutamine--fructose-6-phosphate aminotransferase [isomerizing], whose product MCGIVGAVARRNVVPILLEGLRRLEYRGYDSAGLAVIDGGLKRLRSVGRVAELARRAAAEGLNGRLGIAHTRWATHGAPTERNAHPHVSGNGLAVVHNGIIENHEAIRRRLTEAGYAFVSDTDTEVIAHLIEHYLRKGESLFDATRRAVAELHGAYAIAVVSADEPEGLVVARQGAPLLLGLGEGENFAASDASALLQVTQRMIYLEEGDVAELGLDRYRIVDAAGHAVERPVHLSQLTADAVELGHYRHFMQKEIFEQPGAVAATLEMVTGASSLSPQLFGVDAQEVLARVNAVTIVACGTSFHAGLVARYWIERVARIPCNPEIASEYRYRDSVPDPDALVVAISQSGETADTLAALGHAKALGHRHTLAICNVPESALIRQADLRFLTRAGPEIGVASTKAFTTQLAALFLLTLVLAKLRGRLTPEEERRHIAALRHLPSALSRILELEPRIVEWSQRFAEKEHALFLGRGIHYPIAMEGALKLKEISYIHAEAYPAGELKHGPLALVDRNMPVVAVAPNDLLLEKLKSNLQEVRARGGELYVFADADSQIQESEGVHIIQMTDHAGLLSPILHVLPLQLLAYHVALQKGTDVDKPRNLAKSVTVE is encoded by the coding sequence ATGTGCGGAATCGTAGGCGCCGTAGCGCGGCGAAACGTGGTGCCCATCCTGCTGGAAGGCTTGCGCCGCCTGGAGTACCGCGGCTATGACTCGGCGGGGCTTGCCGTCATCGACGGCGGGCTTAAGCGGCTGAGGAGCGTGGGCCGGGTGGCGGAGCTCGCCCGGCGGGCGGCGGCAGAGGGCCTGAACGGCCGCCTGGGCATCGCCCATACCCGCTGGGCGACCCACGGCGCCCCCACCGAGCGAAACGCTCACCCCCACGTGAGCGGCAACGGCCTGGCGGTGGTGCACAACGGCATCATCGAGAACCACGAGGCCATCCGCCGGCGGCTGACGGAGGCCGGCTACGCGTTCGTATCCGACACCGACACCGAGGTCATCGCTCACTTGATCGAGCATTACTTGCGCAAGGGCGAGAGCCTGTTCGACGCCACCCGCCGGGCGGTGGCCGAGCTCCACGGCGCCTATGCCATCGCCGTCGTCTCGGCGGACGAGCCCGAGGGGCTGGTAGTGGCGCGCCAGGGGGCGCCCCTGCTGCTGGGGCTGGGCGAGGGGGAAAACTTCGCTGCCTCCGACGCCTCCGCCCTGCTCCAGGTGACCCAGCGCATGATTTACCTGGAGGAAGGGGACGTGGCCGAGCTGGGACTCGACCGCTACCGGATCGTGGACGCGGCGGGCCACGCGGTGGAGCGACCGGTGCACCTGTCCCAGTTGACCGCCGACGCGGTGGAGCTGGGGCATTACCGCCACTTCATGCAGAAAGAGATCTTCGAACAGCCGGGGGCGGTGGCGGCGACCCTGGAGATGGTGACCGGCGCCTCCTCCCTCTCGCCCCAGCTCTTCGGCGTGGACGCCCAGGAGGTGCTGGCGCGGGTGAACGCCGTCACCATCGTCGCCTGCGGCACCAGCTTCCACGCCGGCCTGGTGGCCCGCTACTGGATCGAGCGGGTCGCCCGCATCCCCTGCAATCCGGAGATCGCCAGCGAATACCGCTACCGGGACAGCGTCCCCGACCCTGACGCCCTGGTGGTGGCCATCTCCCAGTCGGGGGAGACCGCCGACACCCTGGCGGCCCTCGGCCACGCCAAGGCCCTGGGACACCGGCACACCCTGGCCATCTGCAACGTGCCGGAAAGCGCCCTCATCCGCCAGGCGGACCTGCGCTTCCTCACCCGGGCGGGCCCGGAGATCGGGGTCGCCTCCACCAAGGCCTTCACCACCCAGTTGGCCGCTCTGTTCTTGCTCACCCTGGTGCTGGCCAAGCTGCGCGGTCGGCTCACCCCCGAGGAGGAAAGGCGGCACATCGCGGCGCTCCGGCACTTGCCTTCGGCGCTCTCCCGGATCCTGGAGCTGGAGCCCAGGATCGTGGAGTGGTCCCAGCGATTCGCCGAAAAGGAGCATGCCCTGTTCCTCGGCCGCGGCATCCACTATCCCATCGCCATGGAGGGGGCGCTCAAGCTCAAGGAAATCTCCTACATCCACGCCGAGGCCTATCCCGCCGGGGAGCTCAAGCACGGGCCGCTGGCCCTGGTGGACCGGAACATGCCGGTGGTGGCGGTGGCGCCCAACGACCTCCTGCTGGAGAAGCTCAAATCCAACCTCCAGGAGGTGCGGGCCCGTGGCGGGGAGCTCTACGTCTTCGCCGACGCCGACAGCCAGATCCAGGAGAGCGAGGGCGTGCACATCATCCAGATGACCGACCATGCGGGGCTGCTCAGCCCCAT